A DNA window from Flavisolibacter ginsenosidimutans contains the following coding sequences:
- a CDS encoding fasciclin domain-containing protein, with translation MRTNINRFLFCLALSGAFLLGCKKWDDHNAITDPALNKNLSEQIKDDTNLSKFSELLVKSGYDKVLASSKTFTVYAPTNAALASLDPAIVSDTAKLNAFVANHIATQTYFTSAVTTPQRIQMLSGKYENLLNKTVDEATIVQADRYASNGVLQVVDKMLPVLSNAWDALQSNSAIPAAQKAYMLSLFRKVFDTKNAVQVGVDPTTGLPIYQPGTDSIVTNLFWRNVYDLRNEEKQYTLFVLTDAAWNSELNKFKPYCATVTNNPDSTTAFASWIVAKDLAIEGAYKVSAATDTVLSKFNVKVPVNKAAVVQTIKTSNGFIYVMDKVDVQPKDKIQPIVIEAENYSGTYVASGSANDAIDRRSNTYFRDRYNPVTNAYFRDVNIYNHGKAQLNILYRVNNVFSNVKYKAYWVALNDFNGGTTFSQKLAFGTPLANTFTLQNTNGYTTVPANVYDEVLVGETTLPAYQSVLNMYLTSANSTTAAANPLVCDYIRLVPQF, from the coding sequence ATGCGAACGAACATAAACAGATTTCTTTTTTGCCTGGCCTTGTCGGGTGCATTTCTTCTGGGGTGTAAGAAATGGGACGATCATAACGCTATTACCGATCCCGCGCTGAACAAAAACCTTTCGGAACAAATTAAGGACGATACGAACCTTAGTAAGTTTTCCGAATTGTTGGTGAAATCAGGTTACGACAAAGTGCTTGCTTCGTCCAAAACTTTTACGGTGTATGCGCCGACCAATGCGGCCTTGGCCAGCCTTGACCCGGCCATTGTGTCGGATACTGCAAAACTCAATGCCTTTGTTGCCAATCACATTGCCACACAAACGTATTTTACTTCGGCGGTGACCACACCGCAACGCATTCAAATGTTAAGCGGCAAGTACGAGAACCTGCTCAACAAAACCGTTGACGAAGCCACGATTGTGCAGGCCGACAGGTATGCCTCAAATGGCGTGTTGCAGGTTGTTGACAAAATGCTGCCTGTGTTGAGCAACGCTTGGGATGCTTTGCAAAGCAACAGTGCCATTCCGGCTGCACAGAAAGCCTATATGCTCTCGTTGTTCCGCAAAGTGTTTGATACAAAGAATGCCGTGCAGGTTGGTGTTGATCCAACAACCGGTCTTCCTATTTACCAGCCAGGCACCGATTCTATTGTGACCAATTTGTTCTGGCGCAACGTTTATGATCTGCGCAACGAAGAAAAACAGTACACATTGTTTGTGTTGACAGACGCGGCCTGGAACAGCGAGTTGAATAAGTTCAAGCCTTACTGTGCCACCGTTACCAACAATCCCGATAGCACCACGGCCTTTGCCAGTTGGATAGTTGCAAAAGACCTGGCCATTGAAGGCGCTTACAAAGTATCGGCTGCCACCGACACGGTGCTTTCGAAATTCAACGTGAAAGTACCTGTTAACAAAGCCGCTGTTGTGCAAACAATCAAAACCAGCAACGGTTTTATTTACGTAATGGACAAAGTTGACGTGCAGCCGAAAGACAAAATTCAGCCCATCGTTATTGAAGCAGAAAATTACTCCGGCACTTACGTCGCATCAGGTTCCGCGAACGATGCGATAGACCGTCGCAGCAATACCTATTTCCGCGACCGGTACAATCCTGTTACGAATGCGTACTTCCGCGATGTGAATATTTACAACCACGGCAAGGCGCAATTGAACATTCTTTATCGTGTCAATAACGTATTCAGCAACGTAAAGTACAAAGCCTATTGGGTTGCGTTGAACGATTTCAACGGCGGTACAACCTTTTCGCAAAAGCTTGCCTTTGGTACACCGTTAGCCAACACGTTTACCCTGCAAAACACAAACGGTTATACAACTGTGCCGGCGAATGTTTACGACGAAGTGCTAGTTGGAGAAACAACGCTGCCGGCTTATCAATCTGTGTTGAACATGTATCTCACGTCTGCCAACAGCACCACCGCGGCAGCCAACCCGCTGGTTTGTGATTATATCCGGTTGGTCCCTCAATTCTAA
- a CDS encoding fasciclin domain-containing protein, translating into MNRRFLLTMIATMILLVSLLITACKKIEINPYTTEDVNIVGYLEKYPDSFSLFKQILDRTGNSAFLNAYGAYTVFAPTNSGVRTWLTKINAASVDAANLDVLKDMVKFHVLVDTITTAVFKDGKLPVPTMLGQFLVTGVGDQNGTSSYLINRQAFITKSNVKVGNGIIHEINNVLEPSTLTLAKQLEAKPEYSIFVQAMKETGYYDVLNTVDPDTTKRWMTVIAESNRALADSGITSYAALKTRYSQTGNPANANDSLHMYMAYHVITGIKFLGDIITSPAHATLQPQEVISVQLKDQDVVLNEAEFNGVFEKGITLNRTTSDNAATNGVWHDAKAHFTLKFRKPTAVYWDVATQPEILKMAAYYRKASYTWTRQSESDQPFKEMTWGWGSLASTNIFTYYYNSSSSNSITGYGAQNNDAINLPLGLPARPTYWELTTPPIIKGKYKIWICYIQRKQSSSSNNLNKVSVNGDDLPNTMNFTVTRPSGTDAELEAINWKRYTESTNAIYAGRMVGVYDFKTTQRQTIRFTNLAGTQNDNYLDMIHFIPVDQPQWKRRFRTDGTWYDEP; encoded by the coding sequence ATGAACAGACGTTTTTTATTAACGATGATTGCTACGATGATTCTTTTGGTCAGTCTGCTGATAACGGCCTGCAAGAAAATCGAAATTAACCCGTACACCACAGAGGACGTAAACATCGTGGGTTACCTTGAAAAGTACCCGGATTCTTTTTCCTTGTTCAAGCAAATTTTAGATCGTACGGGCAATTCGGCTTTTCTGAATGCCTATGGTGCTTATACTGTTTTTGCGCCTACCAACAGCGGTGTCAGAACTTGGCTCACGAAAATTAATGCTGCTTCTGTTGATGCCGCCAACCTTGATGTTTTAAAAGACATGGTAAAATTCCATGTGCTGGTAGATACCATTACAACGGCTGTTTTCAAAGACGGCAAGTTGCCTGTACCGACCATGCTTGGACAATTTCTGGTAACCGGTGTGGGTGACCAAAACGGTACGTCCAGCTATTTGATCAACCGTCAGGCTTTTATTACCAAATCGAACGTAAAAGTGGGCAACGGAATCATTCACGAAATCAACAACGTGCTGGAGCCGTCTACGCTTACCCTTGCCAAACAACTGGAAGCAAAACCCGAATATTCCATTTTTGTTCAGGCCATGAAAGAAACCGGCTATTACGATGTGCTCAATACAGTTGATCCCGATACTACCAAGCGTTGGATGACGGTAATTGCCGAAAGCAACAGGGCGCTTGCCGACAGCGGCATAACGTCTTATGCAGCCCTGAAGACCCGTTATTCACAAACGGGTAACCCCGCCAACGCCAATGACAGCTTGCACATGTACATGGCCTATCACGTCATTACCGGCATCAAGTTCTTGGGTGACATTATTACCTCGCCGGCACACGCCACTTTGCAACCGCAAGAGGTGATAAGCGTGCAACTAAAAGATCAGGACGTGGTGCTGAACGAAGCCGAGTTTAACGGCGTATTTGAAAAAGGCATCACCCTTAATCGCACCACGAGCGACAACGCTGCAACCAACGGCGTGTGGCACGATGCAAAGGCACATTTTACCTTAAAATTCCGTAAACCCACTGCTGTTTACTGGGACGTGGCAACGCAACCGGAAATCCTAAAAATGGCAGCTTATTACAGAAAAGCAAGCTATACCTGGACACGCCAATCCGAGTCGGACCAACCGTTCAAAGAAATGACGTGGGGATGGGGATCGCTGGCCAGTACGAACATCTTTACCTATTATTACAACAGCTCCAGCAGCAACAGCATTACCGGTTACGGTGCGCAAAATAACGACGCCATCAACCTGCCTTTGGGGCTGCCAGCCCGTCCGACATATTGGGAACTGACTACGCCGCCCATTATTAAAGGCAAGTACAAAATTTGGATTTGTTACATCCAACGCAAGCAATCCTCAAGCTCTAACAACCTGAATAAAGTTTCTGTTAACGGTGATGATCTTCCGAACACCATGAACTTTACCGTGACACGTCCGTCGGGTACTGACGCCGAACTTGAAGCCATTAACTGGAAACGCTATACGGAGAGCACCAACGCTATTTACGCCGGAAGAATGGTGGGTGTGTACGATTTCAAAACCACACAACGTCAAACCATCCGCTTTACAAACCTGGCCGGTACGCAGAACGACAATTACCTGGACATGATTCATTTTATCCCGGTGGATCAGCCGCAGTGGAAGCGCCGCTTTAGAACAGACGGAACCTGGTACGATGAGCCGTAA
- a CDS encoding RagB/SusD family nutrient uptake outer membrane protein — translation MKKILFYTVLTGLIFSAVSCKKWLDLKPQDGIVREEFWQTKEQVEAAVTGIYSSLLASTDNSKNPPDFVAPAELFFLWGEARADMVSPGFAANAPELDMVNMNIQPTNPYANWRPIYQTINYCNTVIELAPGVLQKDNTFSQEQLNRAVGEAKAIRALMYFYLARTFRDVPLKLDATTSDENITPIAKSTSDVVLAQVVQDLKDAEPNLPLTYGNINWDKGRVTRYTVNAILADVYLWTEKYAECQAECDKIINSGRFGLIGGGQDLFNELYYDGNSTESIFELQFNLSKLNPFYNMHQASTRRWTAAPHLMDQVFGQDDPTTVVVEQDRRGAGTSLRASDFTIWKYIGATATTLRTSDQSFAHWIFYRYADVLLMKAEAINQLDKSLEASRLVKTIRDRANAFDFNGTMDSTTKQGMEEYILQERQREFAFEGKRWYDVLRNAKRNNYQNLKYLLDVAAISIPADRQQAAFNKIRDHNSHYLPIYLYELQTNKLLVQNPFYK, via the coding sequence ATGAAAAAAATACTTTTCTATACCGTTTTGACAGGCCTTATTTTCAGTGCCGTGTCCTGTAAAAAATGGCTTGACCTAAAGCCGCAGGACGGCATTGTGCGGGAAGAATTCTGGCAAACCAAAGAACAAGTGGAGGCAGCCGTTACCGGCATTTATTCTTCCCTGCTCGCCAGCACCGATAATTCGAAAAACCCGCCTGATTTTGTAGCGCCGGCCGAATTGTTTTTCCTCTGGGGCGAGGCAAGAGCCGATATGGTGTCGCCTGGTTTTGCGGCCAACGCTCCGGAACTGGATATGGTGAACATGAACATTCAGCCCACCAATCCGTACGCCAACTGGCGGCCCATTTATCAAACCATCAATTACTGCAACACGGTGATTGAATTGGCTCCTGGCGTTTTGCAGAAAGACAACACCTTTTCGCAGGAGCAGTTGAACCGTGCAGTGGGTGAAGCAAAAGCCATCAGGGCATTGATGTATTTCTATCTTGCCCGGACCTTTCGTGACGTGCCGCTAAAGTTGGACGCAACAACAAGCGATGAAAACATCACACCCATTGCAAAATCAACTAGTGATGTGGTGCTGGCGCAAGTGGTGCAAGACTTGAAAGACGCTGAGCCCAACTTGCCTTTGACATACGGCAACATTAACTGGGACAAAGGCCGCGTAACTCGCTATACGGTAAACGCAATTCTGGCTGATGTTTACCTGTGGACCGAAAAATACGCAGAGTGCCAGGCTGAGTGCGACAAGATCATTAACTCGGGACGTTTCGGTTTAATTGGCGGTGGCCAGGATTTGTTCAACGAGCTGTATTACGACGGCAATTCTACCGAAAGCATTTTCGAATTGCAGTTTAATCTTTCCAAGCTCAATCCTTTTTACAACATGCACCAGGCTTCTACGCGCCGCTGGACAGCAGCTCCGCACCTGATGGACCAGGTTTTTGGACAAGACGATCCGACAACGGTTGTTGTCGAGCAGGATCGTCGCGGCGCTGGCACATCGCTGCGGGCTTCTGACTTTACCATTTGGAAATACATTGGTGCTACGGCTACGACGCTTCGCACCTCTGATCAATCGTTCGCACATTGGATTTTTTACCGTTACGCCGACGTGTTGTTGATGAAAGCCGAAGCCATCAACCAATTGGACAAGTCACTGGAGGCTTCGCGACTGGTAAAAACAATTCGCGACCGCGCCAACGCTTTTGATTTCAACGGCACTATGGACTCTACCACCAAACAAGGCATGGAAGAATACATTTTGCAAGAACGTCAGCGGGAATTTGCTTTTGAAGGCAAGCGCTGGTACGACGTGCTGCGCAACGCCAAACGAAACAATTACCAAAACCTGAAATACCTTCTTGACGTGGCAGCCATCAGCATTCCGGCAGACCGGCAACAGGCCGCGTTCAACAAAATCAGGGATCATAACAGCCATTACCTGCCCATTTATCTCTATGAATTGCAGACGAACAAATTGCTGGTACAAAACCCTTTTTATAAATAA
- a CDS encoding SusC/RagA family TonB-linked outer membrane protein, with translation MFKYIQTTICSFAFLCLCVLQAAGQNAPATDHIIKGKIVDSKTKQPISGVSVTEMDADDRVIKGAKTDIEGNFVLKVANPKNKISVSFIGYKTVVEPLNGRTAVNFSLEDANNSMNEVIVTASRNVDNGMMSVKEKNSTLATSRINAKELEEMQAASIDQALQGRLAGVDITATSGDPGAAMNIRIRGISSISSTGTPLIVVDGMPYETEIPSDFNFGAADEQGYAQLLNIAPSDIREITVLKDAAATSVWGSRAANGVLLITTKRGTVGKPSINYTFKGSMSFLPKAIPMLNGDQYSTLIPEAYMNRLGTTLNSQTVREFNYDPNDPYWYYNYSNNTNWVDAISQQGYVQDHNLSMSGGGEKARYYASVGYFNQKGTTLGTGLDRINTRINLDYNISEKIKIFTSLAYTHTDQNRNYMSTTDGAIRGVAYIKMPNMSVFEYDENGNLTPNYFSPASNVQGTYSRIYNPVAMASQAKYGIIGERIVPRFQMNYDIVKRVLKASFDVQFDINNTKNNSFLPQIATGRPNTETVVNRAYDGDIDVYNVTTKTSLAYTPYIKNENHNVSAYFNFFTSDYTTVNQEVMTSNTASSLLQTPVVGSRTQNEELKIVSGTSQTRSIGAVIGASYNFMKDRYILNATLRGDGNSRFGPNYRYGLFPSVSFRWRLSDEKFMRGIKHLDDLSFRASYGQSGEAPRYDYSFYNRYSTFSYSYLGQTGVYPSSMELKNLKWQTITGINFGTNLSLWQGRVRLDADIYRNRTTDLFFNGLQIAAYTGYNSVNMNVGTLDNQGWELSFFTTPLKKKDWVVDFNFNLSANENVIRKISEFYPSAKGDVTKLGEYLRLLQVNNPFGSFYGYRYKGVYTDKDATIARGAGGKPIVGPNGQVVYMRFNYPNVDYVFQPGDAIYEDVNHDGNINYMDVVYLGNSNPKLVGGFGPSITFKNKLKISTYFNFRYKFDVVNGTKMNTTAMYNFDNQSTAVLRRWRKEGDVTDIPRAIIAGGYNWLGSDRYVEDASFVRFRTITVRYTFDQKVLKKLKMKSLSAYATAENLFTWTNYTGQDPEVSASGSDPFRMAYDYSMTPPSKTLTLGLAVGF, from the coding sequence ATGTTCAAATACATTCAAACAACAATTTGCTCCTTTGCATTCCTTTGCCTTTGCGTGCTGCAAGCGGCAGGACAGAATGCACCGGCCACTGACCACATCATCAAGGGAAAGATTGTTGACAGCAAAACCAAACAACCCATCAGCGGCGTTTCGGTAACGGAAATGGATGCCGACGACCGGGTGATAAAAGGTGCCAAAACCGACATCGAAGGAAACTTTGTACTGAAAGTGGCGAATCCAAAAAACAAGATTTCCGTTTCATTCATCGGTTACAAAACCGTGGTTGAACCACTTAACGGCCGCACGGCGGTTAACTTCTCGCTTGAAGACGCGAACAATTCAATGAACGAAGTAATTGTGACGGCTTCCCGCAACGTTGACAACGGCATGATGAGCGTAAAAGAAAAGAATTCTACCCTTGCAACGTCGCGTATTAACGCCAAAGAATTGGAAGAAATGCAGGCTGCCAGCATTGACCAAGCCTTGCAGGGCCGCTTAGCCGGTGTGGACATTACTGCAACCAGCGGTGATCCCGGTGCCGCTATGAACATTCGCATTCGCGGTATTTCTTCCATCAGTTCCACCGGTACACCGTTGATTGTGGTGGACGGTATGCCTTACGAAACAGAGATACCGAGTGATTTCAACTTTGGCGCGGCCGACGAACAAGGCTATGCGCAACTGTTGAACATTGCGCCTTCCGACATTCGCGAGATTACGGTATTAAAAGACGCGGCGGCAACGTCTGTATGGGGTTCCCGTGCGGCGAACGGTGTGCTCTTAATCACCACCAAACGTGGCACCGTTGGCAAACCTTCAATCAATTACACGTTCAAGGGGTCCATGTCTTTTCTGCCCAAAGCCATCCCGATGCTGAATGGTGACCAATACTCCACGTTGATTCCTGAAGCTTATATGAATCGTTTGGGGACTACGCTTAATTCGCAAACGGTACGTGAGTTCAACTACGATCCCAACGATCCTTATTGGTATTATAACTACAGCAACAACACAAACTGGGTAGATGCAATCTCCCAACAAGGTTATGTTCAGGATCACAACCTGAGCATGAGCGGTGGCGGTGAAAAGGCACGGTATTATGCTTCGGTTGGTTACTTTAATCAGAAAGGAACCACGCTGGGAACGGGTCTTGATCGGATCAACACCCGCATCAACCTGGATTACAACATCTCCGAGAAGATTAAAATTTTCACGTCTCTTGCTTACACGCACACCGATCAAAACCGCAACTACATGAGCACCACCGACGGCGCCATTCGCGGTGTGGCATACATAAAAATGCCCAACATGAGCGTATTTGAATACGACGAGAACGGCAATCTGACACCCAACTACTTTTCACCAGCGTCAAACGTGCAAGGGACGTATTCCCGCATTTACAACCCGGTTGCCATGGCTTCACAGGCAAAATACGGCATCATCGGTGAGCGCATTGTTCCGCGTTTTCAAATGAACTACGACATTGTGAAGCGTGTGTTGAAAGCAAGCTTCGACGTGCAGTTTGACATCAACAATACCAAAAACAATTCCTTTCTTCCGCAAATTGCCACTGGCCGTCCGAACACAGAGACTGTTGTAAACCGTGCGTACGACGGTGACATTGATGTGTACAACGTAACTACAAAAACAAGTTTGGCTTACACGCCCTACATCAAAAACGAAAACCACAACGTTAGCGCTTACTTTAATTTCTTCACCAGCGATTACACAACGGTGAACCAGGAAGTAATGACTTCCAATACGGCATCCTCGCTGCTGCAAACGCCGGTTGTTGGTTCCCGTACACAGAACGAAGAACTCAAGATTGTTTCCGGTACCTCACAAACCCGCAGCATTGGTGCGGTGATTGGCGCATCGTATAATTTCATGAAAGACCGGTACATCCTCAACGCCACGCTGCGCGGCGACGGGAACTCACGCTTTGGTCCCAACTACCGCTATGGATTATTCCCCTCGGTTTCCTTCCGCTGGCGCCTGTCGGATGAGAAATTCATGAGAGGTATTAAACATTTGGATGACCTGAGTTTCCGTGCATCGTATGGACAAAGTGGTGAAGCGCCCCGTTACGACTATTCGTTTTACAACCGTTATTCTACTTTCTCTTATAGTTATTTGGGACAAACAGGCGTGTATCCTTCTTCAATGGAACTGAAAAACCTGAAGTGGCAAACCATCACCGGCATCAACTTCGGTACGAACTTGTCGCTGTGGCAGGGACGTGTTCGTCTGGATGCGGACATTTACCGTAACCGCACGACCGATTTGTTCTTTAACGGTTTGCAGATTGCGGCTTATACCGGTTATAACAGCGTGAACATGAACGTAGGCACGCTTGACAACCAAGGTTGGGAACTGTCTTTTTTTACCACACCGCTTAAGAAAAAAGATTGGGTGGTTGACTTCAACTTTAACCTGTCGGCTAATGAGAACGTAATTCGCAAGATTTCAGAATTTTACCCCAGTGCGAAAGGTGATGTAACCAAACTTGGTGAATACCTGCGTCTGTTGCAGGTGAACAACCCGTTTGGTTCTTTCTACGGCTACCGTTACAAAGGCGTGTACACAGATAAAGATGCCACCATTGCAAGAGGCGCTGGCGGAAAGCCTATCGTCGGTCCCAACGGCCAGGTAGTTTACATGCGTTTTAATTATCCCAACGTGGATTACGTGTTTCAGCCGGGCGACGCCATTTACGAAGACGTCAACCACGACGGCAACATCAACTACATGGATGTTGTTTATCTCGGCAACTCCAACCCCAAGCTCGTTGGTGGTTTTGGACCGAGCATCACATTCAAAAACAAATTGAAGATTTCGACCTATTTCAATTTCCGATACAAATTTGACGTAGTGAACGGCACGAAGATGAACACCACAGCGATGTACAACTTCGACAACCAAAGCACCGCCGTATTGCGCCGCTGGCGAAAAGAAGGCGACGTAACCGATATACCGCGTGCCATCATTGCCGGTGGTTACAACTGGCTGGGTTCCGACCGTTATGTCGAGGATGCGTCTTTTGTGCGCTTCCGCACCATTACTGTTCGCTACACCTTTGATCAAAAAGTGCTCAAGAAGCTAAAGATGAAAAGCTTGAGCGCTTACGCAACGGCGGAGAATTTGTTTACCTGGACCAATTACACCGGTCAGGATCCCGAGGTGAGTGCATCCGGCTCCGATCCCTTCCGGATGGCATACGATTATTCGATGACACCGCCTTCCAAAACGCTGACCTTGGGTCTTGCCGTTGGATTTTAA
- a CDS encoding fasciclin domain-containing protein, translated as MNYTTKCLVTLVIACVFFTSCKKKFDEYYQRPASLEPPIYQQLQAKGNFKNLLAAIDKAGYKDILDAAGYWTFFAPHDSAFQVYFKEKNISSIDQLDDNACRKIVTYCLVYNAFKKERIDDYQNNTGWVPDQAFKRRTAAYTGVYDGADTAGRPIKVISSNRNNNGTTYYVDADNNNKYIPIFANGYMTGKALTAADYNYFYPNTPYTGFNVVDAVVTESDIPAENGVIHVVNRVITSLPSLDEYLGSNPNYSEFRKLFDKFLVQYVLNATLTQKYGSQNPGAGQVFTKVFASALAFSPNNENFMKLTDNDGQANTYSMFAPTNDVVKAYINNVLLENYPSKRMEDLPISIVYDFVNAHLWQTAVWPSKFKTTFNFLGEEARFDPNTDVVEKKILSNGIFYGTNKVQEANVFSSVFGKAYLNPKYSMMTSLLSQELKFTISNVRQKYTLFLVSNKALNDSGYYADATVSNNANEQWRYSPPGGGTAITGSSALVRLLRMLNLHVVDRDITSLSGSGVAQTHGGEFITFNGNKVQGAGNADFNKPAIVDSVKTAKNGTVYYIDRPLNYSNNNIGTYLKILGAPSASEFNYFWRYVSSTDLYNTSTDEFTAGPSTGSFYTFFVPNKVSIENAIRAGLLPGTVSGSTVTPKFTGYTATETELVKKFVLYHILKKAMGTDGQESGSFETNFRNKAGDPGSVFVSNSTGNSMTLTDMNNRQASVVMGTTTSNQLGNRIVIHLINNYLKYTD; from the coding sequence ATGAATTATACGACAAAGTGCCTGGTAACTTTGGTTATAGCCTGTGTGTTTTTTACAAGCTGTAAAAAGAAGTTCGACGAGTATTACCAGCGTCCCGCAAGCCTGGAACCGCCCATCTACCAGCAATTGCAGGCAAAAGGAAATTTCAAGAATTTGCTTGCCGCGATTGACAAGGCGGGATACAAAGACATTTTGGATGCAGCGGGCTACTGGACGTTCTTTGCTCCGCACGATTCTGCCTTCCAGGTATATTTCAAGGAGAAAAACATCAGCAGCATCGATCAGTTGGACGACAATGCCTGTCGCAAAATTGTAACCTACTGCCTCGTGTACAACGCGTTTAAAAAAGAGCGCATTGACGACTATCAAAACAACACGGGATGGGTGCCGGATCAGGCCTTCAAAAGACGCACGGCGGCTTATACCGGCGTTTACGACGGCGCTGACACCGCCGGCCGGCCCATTAAAGTGATTTCATCCAATCGCAACAACAACGGAACAACGTACTACGTTGATGCCGACAACAACAACAAATACATTCCCATTTTTGCAAACGGCTACATGACCGGCAAGGCCCTCACCGCAGCCGATTACAATTACTTTTATCCCAACACTCCTTATACCGGCTTCAACGTTGTGGATGCCGTGGTAACCGAGAGTGACATCCCCGCAGAAAACGGTGTGATTCATGTTGTGAACCGGGTGATTACCAGCTTGCCCAGCCTTGACGAATACCTTGGCTCCAATCCGAATTACAGCGAGTTCAGAAAACTGTTCGACAAGTTTTTGGTGCAATATGTTTTGAATGCCACCTTAACACAGAAGTATGGCTCGCAAAACCCGGGCGCAGGCCAGGTATTTACCAAAGTGTTTGCTTCCGCTCTTGCGTTTTCGCCCAACAACGAAAATTTCATGAAGCTGACGGACAACGATGGGCAGGCAAATACTTACAGCATGTTTGCACCCACCAATGATGTGGTGAAGGCTTATATCAACAACGTGTTGCTGGAAAACTATCCTAGCAAGCGGATGGAAGACCTGCCCATCAGCATTGTTTACGACTTTGTGAACGCACACTTATGGCAAACCGCCGTTTGGCCGTCGAAGTTCAAAACCACGTTTAATTTTTTGGGTGAAGAAGCCCGCTTTGATCCGAACACAGATGTCGTGGAGAAAAAAATCCTGAGCAACGGTATTTTTTACGGTACCAACAAAGTGCAGGAAGCAAACGTATTCAGCAGTGTTTTTGGCAAAGCCTATCTCAACCCGAAGTACTCGATGATGACAAGCTTGTTGAGCCAAGAATTGAAATTTACCATCTCCAACGTTCGGCAGAAATACACTTTGTTTTTGGTGAGCAATAAAGCGCTTAATGACTCGGGCTATTACGCCGACGCCACGGTAAGCAATAACGCCAACGAACAATGGCGTTACTCACCACCGGGCGGTGGCACGGCCATTACCGGGAGTTCAGCCCTTGTGCGGTTATTGCGCATGTTAAACCTGCACGTTGTTGACAGAGACATAACAAGCCTTTCAGGTTCAGGCGTAGCGCAAACACACGGCGGTGAATTCATTACGTTTAACGGCAACAAGGTGCAAGGCGCCGGCAATGCTGATTTTAATAAGCCGGCTATTGTGGACAGTGTGAAAACCGCTAAAAACGGTACGGTTTACTACATAGACCGGCCGTTGAATTACAGCAACAACAACATCGGAACCTACTTGAAAATTTTAGGTGCGCCATCCGCGTCGGAATTCAATTATTTCTGGCGCTACGTTAGCAGTACCGATTTGTACAATACATCCACTGATGAATTTACCGCAGGTCCTTCCACGGGTTCTTTCTACACCTTCTTTGTACCAAACAAAGTTTCTATTGAAAATGCCATTCGTGCAGGATTGTTACCGGGTACCGTTTCCGGTTCTACCGTCACGCCCAAGTTCACAGGATATACAGCAACAGAAACGGAACTGGTGAAAAAATTCGTATTGTATCACATTCTTAAAAAAGCCATGGGAACTGATGGCCAGGAAAGCGGTTCTTTTGAGACCAATTTCCGAAACAAAGCGGGTGATCCCGGCAGTGTTTTCGTAAGCAACTCCACCGGCAATTCCATGACGTTAACGGACATGAACAACCGGCAGGCGTCGGTAGTTATGGGCACCACAACCAGCAACCAGTTGGGCAACCGTATCGTAATTCACTTGATCAACAACTACCTGAAATATACAGACTAA